Proteins co-encoded in one Rudaeicoccus suwonensis genomic window:
- a CDS encoding FBP domain-containing protein: MNPLTEQQIRASLVNATKREITQASIPDLAAVRWDRLDYLGWVDVKRPLAAYVVIELDRGLTGMMLRAPGTAGRRARAMCAWCQDVTATDDVTLYVARRAGAEGRQGNTVGTLICTHFECSRNARRMPSATEVGSNDPAARQLVVDRRIASVQKRSRRFVEQLFQ; the protein is encoded by the coding sequence ATGAATCCTCTGACCGAACAACAGATTCGCGCCAGCCTGGTCAACGCCACCAAGCGCGAGATCACCCAGGCAAGCATCCCCGACCTGGCGGCTGTCCGCTGGGATCGCCTCGACTATCTCGGGTGGGTGGACGTCAAACGACCCCTTGCGGCATACGTCGTGATCGAACTCGACCGCGGGCTCACCGGCATGATGCTGCGTGCACCGGGCACTGCGGGCCGTCGCGCGCGGGCGATGTGCGCGTGGTGTCAGGACGTGACGGCGACCGACGACGTGACGTTGTATGTCGCTCGCCGGGCCGGTGCGGAAGGCCGTCAGGGCAACACCGTCGGCACGCTCATCTGCACGCATTTCGAGTGCTCACGCAACGCGAGACGTATGCCGAGCGCCACCGAGGTCGGCAGCAATGATCCGGCGGCGCGGCAACTCGTCGTCGACCGCAGGATCGCGAGCGTGCAGAAGCGATCACGGCGATTCGTCGAGCAGTTGTTCCAGTAG
- the clpB gene encoding ATP-dependent chaperone ClpB produces the protein MDLQLTTKAQEAISTAVQHATTAGNPQVEPAHLLLALTEQTDTTTAPLLEAVGTSVAGVRQTAEQALRGLPAAHGNAVAQPTMSRAFANVLEQARQAMAAMGDTFVSTDHLLLALARTGDFGLDADAVAAAIPQARGGAKVTSAEPEGTFDALEKYGTDLTAIAREGKLDPVIGRDSEIRRVVQVLSRRTKNNPVLIGEPGVGKTAVVEGLAQRIVAGDVPESLRDKRLVSLDLGAMVAGAKFRGEFEERLKAVLEEIKGSGGQVITFIDELHTVVGAGATGDSAMDAGNMLKPMLARGELRLVGATTLDEYREHIEKDPALERRFQQVYVGEPSVEDTIAILRGLKERYEAHHKVAIADSALVAAASLSDRYITSRQLPDKAIDLIDEAASRLRMEIDSSPVEIDQLRRVVDRLKMEELHLEGETDDASRERLERLRADLADKQDELAALNARWESEKAGLNKVGELKAQIDELRTQADRLERDGDLGGASKIRFGDLPALEKQLDEAQAAEATSSTAGASGEGPMVKDEVGADDIADVISSWTGIPAGRLLEGETEKLLRMEDHLAARLIGQKAAVQAVSDAVRRSRAGVADPDRPTGSFLFLGPTGVGKTELAKSLADFLFDDERAMVRIDMSEYSERHAVARLIGSPPGYVGYEEGGQLTEAVRRRPYCVVLLDEVEKAHPETFDILLQVLDDGRLTDGQGRTVDFRNVILIMTSNLGSQFLIDPTLSQEHKQEQVMAVVRQTFKPEFLNRLDEVVIFEPLAKDELEHIVDLQVQALAMRLAERRITLDVTAAAKQWLADEGYDPAYGARPLRRLVQKEVGDRLAMALLGGTVRDGQAVIVDKDPDGAGLTLR, from the coding sequence GTGGATCTGCAGCTGACCACCAAGGCGCAGGAAGCCATTTCGACTGCCGTGCAACATGCAACGACCGCGGGCAATCCGCAGGTCGAACCGGCTCACCTGCTGCTCGCGCTGACTGAGCAGACCGACACGACGACCGCGCCGCTGCTGGAGGCTGTCGGCACGTCGGTTGCCGGTGTGCGCCAGACCGCCGAGCAGGCGCTTCGCGGGCTGCCGGCCGCGCACGGCAATGCCGTCGCGCAGCCGACGATGTCACGCGCCTTCGCCAACGTGCTTGAGCAGGCGCGTCAGGCGATGGCCGCGATGGGCGACACCTTCGTGTCGACCGACCACCTGCTGCTCGCGCTCGCACGCACCGGCGACTTCGGCCTTGACGCCGACGCGGTGGCAGCCGCGATCCCGCAGGCGCGCGGCGGCGCCAAGGTCACCAGCGCCGAGCCCGAGGGCACCTTCGACGCGCTCGAGAAATACGGCACCGACCTGACCGCCATCGCGCGTGAGGGCAAGCTCGACCCGGTCATCGGTCGTGACTCCGAGATCCGCCGGGTCGTGCAGGTGTTGTCGCGCCGCACCAAGAACAACCCCGTGCTGATCGGCGAGCCCGGCGTCGGCAAAACCGCCGTCGTCGAGGGCCTCGCGCAACGCATCGTGGCCGGCGACGTCCCGGAATCGTTGCGGGACAAGCGTTTGGTGAGCCTCGACCTCGGCGCGATGGTCGCCGGGGCGAAGTTCCGCGGTGAGTTCGAAGAGCGCCTCAAGGCGGTGCTGGAGGAGATCAAGGGCTCCGGCGGGCAGGTCATCACCTTCATCGACGAGCTGCACACCGTCGTCGGCGCCGGAGCCACCGGCGACTCCGCGATGGATGCCGGCAACATGCTCAAGCCGATGCTGGCACGCGGCGAGCTGCGCCTGGTCGGCGCGACGACGCTTGACGAGTATCGCGAGCACATCGAGAAGGATCCGGCGCTCGAGCGACGCTTCCAGCAGGTGTATGTCGGAGAGCCTTCCGTCGAGGACACCATCGCGATCCTGCGCGGTCTCAAGGAGCGTTACGAGGCGCACCACAAGGTCGCGATCGCGGATTCGGCTCTGGTCGCTGCGGCTTCGTTGTCGGACCGCTACATCACCTCACGACAGTTGCCGGACAAGGCGATCGACCTCATCGACGAGGCGGCATCCCGGCTGCGCATGGAGATCGACTCGTCACCGGTCGAGATCGACCAGCTGCGACGCGTCGTCGACCGTCTCAAGATGGAGGAGTTGCACCTCGAGGGCGAGACCGACGACGCCTCCCGTGAGCGGCTCGAGAGGCTGCGCGCCGACCTCGCCGACAAGCAGGACGAGCTCGCTGCGCTCAACGCGCGCTGGGAGTCGGAGAAGGCCGGCCTCAACAAGGTCGGCGAGTTGAAGGCGCAGATCGACGAACTCCGCACACAGGCAGACCGATTGGAGCGTGACGGTGACCTGGGCGGAGCTTCGAAGATCCGCTTCGGTGACCTGCCGGCTTTGGAGAAGCAGCTCGACGAGGCCCAGGCCGCGGAGGCCACCTCATCGACGGCGGGCGCCTCTGGCGAGGGCCCGATGGTCAAGGACGAGGTCGGCGCCGACGACATCGCCGATGTCATCTCGTCGTGGACCGGCATACCTGCCGGCCGACTGCTGGAGGGTGAGACCGAGAAGCTGCTGCGGATGGAGGACCACCTCGCCGCGCGACTGATCGGTCAGAAAGCCGCGGTGCAGGCGGTGTCCGATGCAGTGCGACGTTCGCGTGCCGGTGTCGCCGACCCGGATCGCCCCACGGGGTCGTTCCTGTTCCTCGGCCCGACCGGTGTCGGCAAGACCGAGCTGGCCAAGTCGCTGGCGGACTTCCTGTTCGACGACGAGCGCGCCATGGTGCGCATCGACATGTCCGAATACTCCGAGCGGCACGCCGTCGCCCGACTGATCGGCTCCCCGCCCGGCTACGTCGGTTACGAGGAGGGCGGCCAGCTGACCGAGGCCGTGCGTCGCCGGCCCTACTGCGTCGTGCTGCTCGACGAGGTCGAGAAGGCACACCCGGAGACCTTCGACATCCTGCTGCAGGTGCTCGACGACGGCCGGCTGACCGACGGGCAGGGCCGCACGGTCGATTTCCGCAACGTCATCCTCATCATGACCAGCAACCTGGGCTCACAGTTCCTGATCGATCCCACCCTCTCGCAGGAGCACAAGCAGGAGCAGGTCATGGCGGTGGTGCGGCAGACCTTCAAGCCGGAGTTCCTCAACCGGCTCGACGAGGTCGTCATCTTCGAGCCGCTGGCCAAGGACGAACTCGAGCACATCGTCGACCTGCAGGTGCAGGCGCTGGCGATGCGGCTGGCCGAACGCCGGATCACCCTGGATGTCACCGCCGCCGCGAAGCAGTGGCTGGCCGATGAGGGTTATGACCCGGCATACGGTGCTCGTCCGCTGCGCCGACTGGTGCAGAAGGAGGTCGGCGACCGACTCGCGATGGCGCTGCTCGGTGGCACCGTGCGCGACGGTCAGGCGGTCATCGTCGACAAGGACCCCGACGGCGCGGGCTTGACCCTGCGCTGA
- a CDS encoding LppX_LprAFG lipoprotein: MRRTLTAVTVLTFTAAALTGCSGGGKSATASSAAGQSPQQLLQTAQTTLNNTSGVHIKLTSANVPKSGNLLGGEGDGSHAPDFKGTITLQVLGATLNVPVIATGGKVWAKTPLSTSMQVINPSTYGAPDPSVLLSSNGGFSSLLTQTQNPTFGAKKRDGKDIVQQVTGSLSGQALKLVLAIGNPEATYQVDYEITGGGQLRTATIDGAFYSGTADTTYTITLTNYGEKVVVTAP, translated from the coding sequence ATGCGACGAACCCTCACCGCTGTCACGGTGCTCACTTTCACAGCCGCCGCCCTGACCGGCTGCAGCGGCGGAGGGAAGTCGGCGACCGCCTCGTCGGCGGCCGGGCAGAGCCCGCAACAGTTGCTGCAGACGGCGCAGACGACGCTCAACAACACCTCCGGCGTGCACATCAAGCTCACGTCGGCGAATGTGCCCAAGTCGGGCAATCTGCTCGGTGGTGAGGGCGACGGCTCCCATGCCCCGGACTTCAAGGGCACCATCACGCTGCAGGTGCTCGGTGCCACGCTCAACGTGCCGGTCATCGCGACCGGCGGCAAGGTGTGGGCCAAGACGCCGCTGTCCACGAGCATGCAGGTCATCAACCCGAGCACGTATGGCGCGCCTGATCCCTCGGTGCTGCTGTCGAGCAATGGCGGGTTCTCCTCGCTGCTGACCCAGACACAGAACCCGACCTTCGGCGCCAAGAAGCGCGACGGCAAGGACATCGTCCAGCAGGTGACCGGGTCGCTGTCGGGTCAGGCGCTGAAGCTCGTTCTGGCGATCGGCAACCCGGAGGCGACCTACCAGGTCGACTATGAGATCACCGGTGGCGGACAACTGCGCACTGCCACGATCGACGGCGCGTTCTACTCGGGCACCGCCGACACGACGTACACCATCACGCTCACCAACTACGGCGAAAAGGTCGTCGTCACGGCGCCGTAG
- a CDS encoding LysR family transcriptional regulator, with amino-acid sequence MLDVHRLRVFRSVVASGSVQAAATHLGYTPSAVSQHITQLQRETGLTLFEKVGRGIAPTAAGRLLASESDQAIDALARLDGRVRDLRDGRTTSLSISCFASAGEEWVPIVARQLLAEFPELHLAIDLNEIAPQVGHPNVDVEIITEDPAESPHAPKGYTRVELTTEPYYVVMQVGHRLADHDTVSMAELADETWVDESNPAQTCGEIQRQAVRSAGITPHFAARCQDHHTAIALADAGLGVTLVPALTLGALTAGTCAKLVTDPTPRRRIALLVRDAVSTNPAAQRTVELLQEVATQSAQMSRTQVTSRSTSS; translated from the coding sequence ATGCTCGATGTTCATCGCCTTCGCGTCTTCCGGTCCGTCGTCGCCAGTGGTTCGGTGCAAGCCGCCGCCACCCATCTGGGGTACACACCGTCGGCAGTCAGCCAGCACATCACCCAGTTGCAACGCGAGACCGGCCTGACCCTGTTCGAGAAAGTCGGTCGCGGCATCGCGCCGACAGCAGCCGGCAGGCTCCTTGCGTCCGAGAGCGACCAGGCGATCGACGCGCTCGCGCGGCTCGACGGGCGAGTCAGGGACCTACGCGACGGACGCACCACCAGCTTGTCCATCTCGTGCTTCGCCTCCGCGGGCGAGGAATGGGTCCCCATCGTCGCGCGCCAGCTGCTCGCCGAATTTCCAGAACTCCACCTGGCGATCGACCTCAACGAGATCGCGCCACAGGTGGGGCACCCCAATGTGGATGTCGAGATCATCACCGAGGACCCTGCCGAATCGCCACACGCGCCCAAGGGATACACCCGCGTCGAGCTGACGACAGAGCCGTACTACGTCGTGATGCAGGTGGGCCACCGACTGGCAGATCACGACACTGTGTCGATGGCCGAGCTTGCCGACGAGACCTGGGTCGACGAGAGCAACCCGGCACAGACCTGCGGCGAGATTCAGCGGCAGGCAGTCCGTAGCGCCGGCATCACTCCACACTTCGCCGCTCGCTGCCAGGACCACCACACCGCCATCGCACTGGCTGATGCGGGATTGGGTGTCACCCTCGTCCCCGCGCTCACGCTCGGCGCGCTCACTGCGGGGACCTGCGCGAAGCTGGTCACCGACCCCACGCCACGACGCCGGATCGCACTGTTGGTGCGCGATGCCGTCAGCACGAATCCGGCCGCGCAGCGCACCGTCGAGTTGCTGCAGGAGGTCGCAACCCAGTCCGCTCAGATGTCCCGCACCCAGGTCACCAGCCGCTCCACCAGCTCGTAG
- a CDS encoding serine hydrolase domain-containing protein produces MICVSRGGSAMLSALQTTGTVIGDALGVAALCAVVRWVVGQLSRASHTTGVATGDPQLAAALDEAVRGHHTRSVAAAVVTTDAPPRFCYIDADADTSFEIGSLSKALTGLLVADRLPALDLAEDTPLSALDPECEGALGTITVQQLATHTSGLPKLPRSPLVFGQSLAFTAFGTNPYAGSTIRGLRRAAARAARRATPGRFDYSNLGAAALGQAIAHADNRTYADSLATHILGPLQMTRTTVNPPRGGVHAGWTRDGRQTWPWRLGGYAPAGGVVSTITDMARLAQSVLGRTAPGQMALQERHRTSEQSGIGLFWMLKTVDGQHIHWHNGETGGYSSYLGVNIDRGRAVVVLASVADSARQQQIADALIRTSQND; encoded by the coding sequence ATGATCTGCGTTTCCAGGGGAGGTTCCGCGATGTTGTCGGCGTTGCAAACCACGGGCACCGTGATCGGTGATGCGCTGGGCGTAGCAGCGCTGTGCGCCGTCGTCCGATGGGTGGTGGGCCAACTCAGCCGGGCAAGTCACACGACCGGCGTAGCGACCGGTGACCCACAACTGGCCGCGGCACTCGACGAGGCTGTAAGAGGTCACCACACCCGATCGGTGGCGGCCGCGGTCGTCACCACGGACGCGCCCCCGCGCTTCTGTTACATCGACGCCGACGCGGACACGAGCTTCGAAATCGGTTCGTTGTCAAAGGCGTTGACCGGATTGCTGGTGGCCGATCGCCTCCCTGCGCTGGATCTTGCCGAGGACACACCGCTGAGCGCACTCGATCCGGAGTGCGAGGGCGCGCTCGGCACCATCACCGTGCAGCAACTCGCCACGCACACCTCCGGCCTGCCGAAGTTGCCGCGATCACCACTGGTCTTCGGGCAGTCGCTGGCGTTCACGGCGTTCGGCACGAACCCGTATGCCGGCTCCACGATCCGCGGCCTTCGGCGTGCCGCAGCGCGGGCAGCCCGCCGTGCCACGCCGGGTCGCTTCGACTACTCCAACCTGGGAGCCGCCGCGCTCGGTCAGGCGATCGCGCACGCCGACAACCGCACGTATGCCGACAGCCTCGCCACCCACATCCTCGGACCGTTGCAGATGACCCGGACGACGGTGAACCCGCCGCGCGGCGGCGTGCACGCCGGCTGGACTCGCGACGGAAGGCAGACCTGGCCGTGGCGCCTGGGCGGCTACGCGCCCGCCGGCGGCGTCGTGTCGACGATCACCGACATGGCCCGACTCGCGCAGAGCGTGCTCGGCCGGACCGCGCCGGGGCAGATGGCATTGCAGGAACGCCATCGCACCTCGGAGCAGTCCGGCATCGGGCTGTTCTGGATGCTGAAAACCGTCGACGGGCAACACATTCACTGGCACAACGGCGAGACCGGCGGATACTCGTCATACCTCGGGGTGAACATCGACCGCGGGCGGGCTGTCGTGGTGTTGGCGTCCGTCGCCGACTCAGCGCGTCAACAGCAGATCGCCGACGCGCTGATTCGAACATCTCAGAACGACTGA
- a CDS encoding zeta toxin family protein encodes MSELFHPDPQWLRDRWERRVRDRIFDGARSSPSPVVVLVGGQPGAGKTAAAARSAQLHPTERLTVLEGDDYRQFHPDYKRLVRLDPLRMPAVTQEVSGPMVAAAVNHAQREKISVTIEGTFRDSELVTATAGEFHQAGFYVHAVVVAVQPVQSLISTVDRYVSAIENDRDGRWTPVAAHDAALSGMPRTVRALGESQDVDQVTVMRRDGSVVLDLHRPASVERGRNAAHAVLEEHRRPLASVERGIWLQLYDQLDRTFRDMAVLREIRHDDQVERSWRQLERARSYILATTGNSSSTHRPGPVLEQAPHIGNQLRRESDRERRGPQGL; translated from the coding sequence ATGAGTGAACTGTTCCATCCGGATCCGCAGTGGTTGCGGGATCGGTGGGAACGCAGGGTCCGGGATCGGATCTTTGATGGCGCGAGGTCCTCACCCTCGCCGGTGGTGGTCTTGGTCGGTGGTCAGCCAGGGGCTGGCAAGACGGCGGCCGCTGCACGGTCTGCACAGCTGCACCCGACCGAGCGTCTGACTGTTCTTGAGGGCGATGACTACCGCCAGTTTCATCCTGATTACAAGCGGCTGGTTCGACTGGACCCGTTGCGGATGCCAGCGGTGACGCAGGAGGTCTCCGGACCGATGGTTGCGGCGGCGGTCAACCACGCCCAACGGGAAAAGATCAGCGTCACGATCGAAGGAACCTTCCGCGACTCGGAGCTGGTGACTGCCACCGCTGGTGAGTTTCACCAAGCGGGGTTCTACGTGCACGCCGTTGTCGTTGCTGTTCAGCCCGTGCAATCGCTGATTTCGACGGTCGACCGGTACGTCAGCGCGATTGAGAACGACCGTGACGGGCGCTGGACCCCTGTGGCTGCCCACGATGCTGCCTTGAGCGGTATGCCTAGGACAGTCCGTGCCCTTGGTGAGAGTCAAGACGTCGACCAAGTGACCGTCATGAGGCGTGATGGCAGCGTGGTGCTCGATCTTCACCGACCAGCATCGGTCGAGCGCGGCCGCAACGCTGCTCACGCCGTGCTTGAGGAGCATCGTCGGCCTTTGGCGTCGGTCGAGCGTGGCATCTGGCTGCAGCTGTATGACCAGCTGGATCGTACCTTTCGCGACATGGCTGTGCTGCGGGAGATTCGCCATGACGATCAGGTCGAGCGTAGTTGGCGTCAGTTGGAGCGGGCACGTTCATACATCCTTGCCACCACAGGCAACTCCTCCTCGACGCACCGTCCAGGTCCGGTGCTCGAGCAAGCACCACACATTGGCAATCAACTGCGGCGGGAGAGCGACCGTGAGCGGCGAGGTCCCCAGGGTCTGTGA
- a CDS encoding SRPBCC family protein, protein MSDDKKITVSRTIDAPAAEIFDVLTNPDKHVALDGSGFVRSTDKAQRIQQVGDVFTMNMAGDHMGGEYQTDNHVTGYAKDKLLAWQTAPAGTQPPGWEWVWELEPQGPDSTLVTQTYDWSKVTDKDLLAKGLFPLLSADDMEDTLGKLAEAVAS, encoded by the coding sequence ATGAGTGACGACAAGAAGATCACTGTGTCCCGCACCATCGACGCGCCGGCGGCTGAGATTTTCGACGTGCTGACCAATCCCGACAAGCACGTGGCGCTCGACGGTTCCGGCTTCGTGCGCAGCACGGACAAGGCCCAGCGCATCCAGCAGGTGGGTGATGTGTTCACCATGAACATGGCGGGCGACCACATGGGCGGCGAATACCAGACCGACAACCATGTGACCGGCTATGCGAAGGACAAACTGCTCGCCTGGCAGACCGCGCCTGCCGGCACTCAGCCGCCCGGGTGGGAGTGGGTGTGGGAGCTCGAACCGCAGGGCCCGGACTCCACGCTGGTCACGCAGACCTACGACTGGAGCAAGGTCACCGACAAGGATCTGCTGGCCAAGGGCCTGTTTCCGCTCCTGAGCGCCGACGACATGGAAGACACCCTGGGCAAACTGGCCGAGGCTGTGGCGTCCTGA
- a CDS encoding GNAT family N-acetyltransferase, whose translation MIRTIDPMDDDAMRQVFEVGVAAKSLDRPWFEAMPYDAWLVGRRTVDDEEREVLLGSFGADGSCRGTLLAFIPTGDNLDKLYVDLDVDPAVRRHGVGRELIGAATELGRQHRRSCLMVDAYVPVEGDRPHPYDAFAAAVGFRPGWIEATRHLPLPVAQRRLDHLGAQAAAAYSPGYRIETYAGGVPEALLPDLAQLMSLLAVDSPSGEIDFEPEQVTPERLRHNYEREERQGCIRLSALAIHETSWAVVAQSDIILPPGETVSASQIGTYVHRDHRGHRLGLAVKVANLQYLQRNYPGRRFVRTCNADDNSYMVAINVTLGYELVERLVTWVRDI comes from the coding sequence GTGATTCGAACGATCGATCCGATGGACGACGACGCCATGCGCCAGGTCTTCGAGGTGGGCGTCGCGGCCAAGTCGCTCGACCGACCGTGGTTCGAGGCGATGCCGTATGACGCCTGGCTGGTCGGTCGGCGCACTGTCGATGACGAAGAGCGAGAAGTGTTGCTCGGTTCATTCGGAGCCGATGGCAGTTGCCGCGGAACTCTGCTCGCTTTCATCCCCACCGGTGACAACCTCGACAAGCTGTATGTCGACCTCGACGTCGATCCTGCCGTTCGCCGTCACGGCGTCGGCCGCGAATTGATCGGCGCCGCAACCGAACTCGGTCGGCAGCACCGGCGTTCGTGCCTCATGGTCGATGCCTACGTCCCGGTCGAAGGCGACCGGCCACACCCGTACGACGCCTTCGCGGCGGCAGTAGGGTTTCGCCCTGGCTGGATCGAAGCGACGCGTCATCTGCCGTTGCCGGTGGCCCAGCGGCGGCTCGATCACCTTGGTGCGCAGGCGGCTGCGGCATACAGCCCGGGCTACCGGATCGAGACGTATGCCGGGGGAGTTCCCGAGGCACTCCTGCCCGATCTCGCACAGTTGATGAGCCTGCTGGCGGTGGACTCTCCGTCGGGCGAGATCGACTTTGAACCGGAGCAGGTGACTCCGGAGCGGTTGCGACACAACTACGAGCGCGAGGAGCGACAGGGCTGCATCCGACTGTCAGCCCTGGCAATTCACGAGACGAGCTGGGCAGTGGTGGCGCAGTCCGACATCATCCTGCCGCCCGGTGAGACAGTTTCAGCATCACAGATCGGCACCTACGTGCACCGCGACCATCGCGGCCACCGGCTCGGTCTGGCGGTCAAGGTCGCGAATCTGCAGTATTTGCAACGGAATTACCCAGGTCGCCGGTTCGTCCGGACCTGCAATGCCGACGACAACTCCTACATGGTCGCCATCAACGTGACACTCGGCTACGAGCTGGTGGAGCGGCTGGTGACCTGGGTGCGGGACATCTGA
- a CDS encoding alpha/beta fold hydrolase translates to MTGLRLHTVTTDDGARLAAYVREPATESTTSKPRTIVLAHGWLLSHRSWLPVVDLLPDDVRVVLWDQRGHGDSTLAHGGRKVGDESVRRLGHDLQTVIDQLLPADSRFVLGGHSMGGMTVLAYAGVAPEQVATRVERVLLVSTAAGGLRGTGRPGEEAFMRTLRHVPLRLGRSMTLKGQRKTAFGKQPRDEDVRAATAIVRGTRANVFAAYYQALMAHDEVASLAALRDLAVEVIVGSRDKLTPPVLARRLGEELPDAHVTVLPDKGHMLLWEAPEVLAQELQR, encoded by the coding sequence ATGACGGGACTGCGCCTGCACACGGTGACCACTGACGACGGGGCACGCCTTGCGGCATACGTGCGCGAACCGGCGACGGAATCGACGACGAGCAAGCCGAGGACGATCGTGCTGGCGCACGGGTGGTTGCTGAGCCACCGGTCCTGGCTGCCGGTGGTCGATCTGTTGCCCGACGACGTGCGGGTCGTGCTGTGGGATCAGCGCGGTCACGGCGACTCGACGTTGGCTCATGGGGGCCGGAAGGTCGGTGACGAATCCGTTCGGCGGCTCGGTCACGACCTGCAGACGGTGATCGATCAGCTGCTGCCGGCAGACTCGCGCTTCGTGCTCGGTGGGCACTCGATGGGCGGTATGACGGTGCTGGCGTATGCCGGGGTGGCACCAGAACAAGTGGCCACGCGAGTGGAGCGGGTGCTGCTGGTCTCGACAGCGGCGGGCGGTCTGCGGGGAACCGGACGCCCGGGCGAGGAGGCGTTCATGCGCACACTTCGCCACGTGCCGCTACGACTGGGGCGCTCCATGACGCTGAAGGGCCAGCGCAAGACAGCCTTCGGCAAGCAGCCACGTGACGAGGACGTGCGCGCGGCGACGGCGATCGTGCGAGGCACCCGGGCGAATGTCTTTGCTGCGTATTACCAGGCGCTGATGGCCCACGACGAGGTCGCCTCGCTGGCGGCGTTGCGTGATCTTGCGGTCGAGGTGATCGTCGGCAGCCGCGACAAGCTGACCCCGCCGGTGCTGGCGCGACGGCTGGGCGAAGAGTTACCGGACGCACATGTGACGGTGCTGCCCGACAAGGGGCACATGCTGCTGTGGGAGGCGCCCGAGGTGCTTGCGCAGGAGTTGCAGCGATGA
- a CDS encoding AGE family epimerase/isomerase, with protein sequence MSAQVTATVRTAMRVEAERLLDLTRRAQVERGFGWLGDDGEIVSRPLELWINCRMTHVAALGLLSGREEFAAVLDHGIATLTTHFADDVNGGWFAAIDADTGAAVDSSKQAYAHAFVLLAASSAVAAGRPGARALLDDARRVHEEHFWDAAEGLVHERFSADWSDEEAYRGVNAAMHTVEAFLAVADVTGDGSYLDRAAAVTRRVASWAAARDWRIPEHFDAIWQPLPDYNREAPADPFRPYGATVGHALEWARLALSVDAAYRIADASYVGEFTGAAIQLATRAIVDGWGVDGADGFVYTTDWSGKPVVHARMHWVACEAIAAAYALGVVTGEQQWFTAAEQWWAYAVEHLIDRESGSWRHELDEHNGPASVTWQGRPDTYHALQMCLLVGDGLPLSPTFATALARR encoded by the coding sequence ATGAGCGCGCAGGTGACGGCGACCGTGCGGACGGCGATGCGCGTGGAGGCGGAGCGGCTGCTCGACCTCACGCGCCGGGCGCAGGTGGAGCGCGGTTTCGGCTGGCTCGGCGACGACGGTGAGATCGTCTCGCGGCCGTTGGAGTTGTGGATCAACTGCCGTATGACGCATGTCGCCGCGTTGGGGTTGTTGTCCGGGAGGGAAGAATTCGCTGCCGTCCTCGACCACGGAATTGCCACGCTGACAACACATTTCGCGGATGATGTCAACGGTGGCTGGTTTGCGGCGATCGACGCAGACACCGGAGCGGCGGTCGATTCGAGCAAGCAGGCCTACGCACATGCCTTCGTGCTGCTCGCGGCAAGCAGTGCCGTCGCGGCCGGCCGGCCGGGGGCCAGGGCGCTGCTGGACGACGCCCGCCGGGTGCACGAGGAGCACTTCTGGGATGCCGCCGAAGGCCTTGTGCACGAGCGGTTTTCGGCCGACTGGTCGGACGAGGAGGCCTACCGTGGCGTCAACGCGGCGATGCACACGGTGGAGGCATTCCTCGCCGTCGCCGACGTCACCGGCGACGGGTCGTACCTCGACCGCGCGGCCGCGGTGACCCGGCGCGTCGCTTCGTGGGCGGCTGCTCGCGACTGGCGCATTCCGGAGCACTTCGATGCCATCTGGCAGCCGTTGCCGGACTACAACCGCGAGGCCCCCGCCGACCCCTTTCGGCCGTATGGCGCAACCGTCGGACACGCCCTCGAATGGGCGCGCCTTGCGCTGTCTGTCGATGCCGCGTATCGGATCGCCGATGCGTCATACGTCGGGGAATTCACCGGCGCCGCAATACAGTTGGCGACTCGTGCGATCGTCGACGGGTGGGGAGTCGATGGCGCGGACGGCTTCGTCTACACGACCGACTGGTCGGGCAAGCCGGTCGTGCACGCGCGCATGCACTGGGTGGCGTGCGAAGCCATCGCAGCGGCATACGCACTCGGCGTCGTAACGGGCGAGCAGCAGTGGTTCACCGCCGCCGAGCAGTGGTGGGCCTACGCCGTCGAACATCTCATCGACCGCGAATCCGGCTCGTGGCGGCACGAACTCGACGAACACAATGGACCGGCATCGGTGACCTGGCAGGGCCGACCGGACACTTATCACGCTTTGCAGATGTGCCTGCTCGTCGGTGACGGCCTGCCATTGTCACCGACCTTCGCGACCGCTCTCGCGCGTCGCTGA
- a CDS encoding ribonuclease E inhibitor RraB: MTEFLLVFHDRDDAEAVAETLSEDAFESVRVVSESLAGEDDAEDVDWVVHVVAAVDASTEDARALSPRLAALAEKYDGWLDEGATTSLR; the protein is encoded by the coding sequence GTGACCGAGTTCCTGCTGGTGTTCCACGACCGCGACGATGCGGAGGCGGTCGCCGAAACGTTGTCCGAGGATGCCTTCGAGTCGGTCCGGGTCGTGTCTGAATCGCTGGCCGGAGAAGACGATGCCGAAGACGTCGACTGGGTGGTGCATGTGGTGGCAGCCGTCGACGCGTCGACCGAGGACGCGCGGGCACTTTCGCCACGGCTGGCTGCGCTGGCCGAGAAGTATGACGGCTGGCTCGACGAGGGTGCCACGACCTCGTTGCGCTGA